In Clostridium ljungdahlii DSM 13528, the genomic window ACAATGGGAGAAAGCTTGTGTGCAGCGGTCTGGTAAACACAAACAGTGTATACACCATAGATTTTGATAAATTTGAAAAAGAAATTACAGGCAATAAGGTGATATTATGGTAAAACAAAGTAGTAAAAAAATCAATAAGTTTTGGCTTGGTAATGTTAGTGAAAAAATTGCAGGTGCTTTAGAAAGTGTAATTCAGCAGGTTGATATAGAATTTCCAAAAGATAAAAGCAGGTGGTTGTCCCAATACAAATATAGGAAGAGAAAAAGGACATCAAAGCATTATAGCATTTATTGCCATATTTCTTGGGGTGTATCCTTTCATATCTCCTTCTTGATTACCTTCAACATTTTCTACAGTACTATCTATATCAATAGTAATTGTTTTTAACTTGCTTGCTTTTAATATTTTTTGAAAATCGAAAAATTTATGTTTCTTAACATTTGCACTCCAATTTTAATTCTATCAAGTTAAATTAAGTCGTTAGATCCTTTGGCTTTCTCGGCAGCTTCAGTTAAAATATTAGAGATACTTCCTGCAGATATATGAATATCAAATATATTTTCAAGATGTGCTTGAATATCTTCAATGCTTCCATTGCATTCAACATCACAACTTACTATAATTCTTCTAATTGTTTTTTTATCTATATTAATTGATGCGTAATTATCTTTATTTATAGCATTATAATAATGTATGGTATGTTCAACCTCCTTTAAAACTTTTAGTTTTATTTAGAGGTTGAGCTTTTTTTATGTTTTTTCTACTATGAAATCCATTGGGTATTTGTTAGATAATAGATTTCATAGTAGAACTAATTTGTTTGAAGTTAATGTAAAATTACTTTTCTTCTTCAATTGGTTAATTTTCTGTTTTTTCATCCATATTATTATAAATAAAAATGTCCATCATATTTGAACTACGCCCTTAATCTAGTTTATACTTGTCTTATAGCTCCTCTTTTTAAAGCTACATTTATTATATTAAATAAAATTGCTCCTGCTATGGTATTTATAACTGCAGCAGGTAAAACTACAGATAAGAACAATGCTGTAAAACTTGTCTTTAATCCTACTGTAAGCAATACTACCATTAAGAATGTGGAACCACTTATAATTGTACCTACAGCAGTAACTAATAAAATAGTTATTTGATTGTTTATCCTATCTCTAAGAGGTTTTATAAGCACAAACATTATGTTTATAGTTACAAATTTGTCTATTACATTTGCAAATTGCCCCCCAGGGAAAGTAGTAGTTGCAGCTGCAAGAATACCTGCTACAATACCTGCACAGAGACAAGTTTTATATTCTTTGTTAAACATAAGTATTATAAAAAGCATTGCAAGAGAAAGATCAGGTTTCATTCCAAGTATAAGTGGTGGTGCAATCTGATGCAGCACTGCACCTATAGCAAGTAGTATAGAATTTATAATCATCTTTTTTAAGTTCATATTTACACTCTCCTTAAATCTAAATTTGAATATTCCCTATAATCTGAATATTCTTTAAATTAAAAATACAACTGATATTATTACAATTATCTATAAATAAATTTTTCCTACTTTTCTTTCACAACATAGCATACACCACCTATACTTCTTTCTAACAAACTTTATTTTTTAATAAAATAAAAAAACTCCATCCTAAAAACTAGGACGGAGATATCCGCGGTACCACCTAAATTATACTTTAAAAAAGTATCTCTTTTTCAGACACTAACATGTCCTATCCATTATAACGTATGGAATACGTTAACCACTACTCTTCGCTCTGCGAATTTCAATTTACTCCTCTTAGGTCCATTCACAACACACAATAGTATTGAGATCCCACCATTCTCAACTCTCTGTAACTTTAATAATATTGCTACTATTCCTCGTCAAAGGATTTATTTTTAAATTAAGTATATGTTATCACTTATTCTTCTTCATGTCAATAAGTATTTTCACTTTTATTTAGCACCATAAGCTGGGTTAGCATTTTCATTAAATATTTGTCTGTAACAATAGTTTATTATATCACTTCTTTTTATGATCCCTATAAATATGTCCTTATCATCTATTACAGGTACAAAATTTTGATTTACCGCAAGTGATACCAAGTCTTCCATGTTAGAATTAATTTTCACTGGTTTATTATGCATACGCCTAGAAATTTGTTTCAACAATACTTTACTGGTATTTTTAAAATTCAAATCTGGAGTATTTTTTAGTTTCCACAACAAATCACCTTCTGTCAGAGTTCCCACATACTTACCGCAGCTATCAATTAGTGGAATTGCTGTATATCTATGCCTTTCCATTCTTTCCAGTGCCTGTCTCATAGTTGAATTTGGAGTTTCACAAACAACTTCCTCTTTAGGTGTTAGAAAAAATGCTATATTCATATGTCCTTCTACTCCTTAATACTTTTATTTTAAATATACTATTTAAATTTGAAATTACACAATCCTAGAATCAAAGAACTTAGTTACAAGGTCAATTATTAATCTTAAGAAGAAATAATAATTGACCCTCACAATACTACCTTGAACATTCAGCCTCTACTTGAAGCAACTTTTTAAGTACTTCCTCTATATCATCTTCTAATTTTTCATCAATTTCAACATTATCGTTCTTTACAGCTTCTATAGTAAGTTTTAGCCCCTTAGTTATATTACTTATTTCCTCCAACGTTAACAGCATAAGTATATTCTCTTTCATGTTAATAACCCCCTTATCTAACTTAATCTTTTTTAGAAAGCGACTTACATCCATTATCCCTTTTAATATATTTCGTAAAACTTAAGTTAATATAAAGCGTTTATCGAGAGATAATTTTTATTAAAAAATCTATATTTATAATAAATGACAAGTTTTTATACTTACTCACTTATCTCTAGATATTTAACAGTATGAAACATCTATTTCAAAAGGCTGTGTTATTAAAAGTTTCCTATAAAATCATAATATTCTTGAAGCATGTATTCTGTGTATTTCTTTTTTCCCATTAATCTATATATAACATCAAAACTTCTGTATCCTTCTTTATATAATTTATATTCTTTTAGAAGTTTTTTTAACATTCCTTTATTTATTTGTAGGAGATTGACTAATTCATCCAACGTATAAAACTCTTTGTAAAGCAACTTTTCAAGCTTTTGCTGCATTTCCACTTTATACAACAAGTCCAATTTTCTATTCTTGTGAGGTCCACTCTTTCCTCTATGATGTTCTGAACAAAGATATTTAAAGTTCAAAGGGAAATCCACTCCTCCCTGAGATCTATAAACTATATGATGCTTATCCGCTGGTTTACCACATATTTGGCATTTTAACAATTTATTCCCTCCTAATTATATTATAGTGGATTTTTATTATATTTTATATTATTATTATAGCACAGGTTTTATCGTATTACACTTATAAAAAATTATAAAAATGTTATAAGTTTCATATAAAAAGTGTATATTATCTACCTATAAAAATCAAACTATTACTATAGATAATTTACCAATTAACATAGAATTTAATAGGGAGCCATCTTTTTATGCGAAATATTTTTTACTCGATTTTTGTAATAAATGCCATATTGTCCATAGCTGTTATAATGTTGGAAAGAAAAAATCCCGAAAAAACAATTGCATGGCTGTTAATTTTTATAGTTATGCCTCCTTTTGGTTTAATAGCTTACATATTTTTGGGACGAAATTGGAAAAAGCATAAACTTAACAATGAAACAAATGTAAATATAAAAGAATTAATATCTGAAGCTATTAAAAATATAAAAGATACTACTTATGCCCCTTTAATAGAACTTCTTTCTAAAAACAGTGAATCGCCATTATTTACAAACAATTCTATAAAGATCTTCAAAAGCGGAGTTGAAAAATTCAAATATCTTAAAAGGGAATTGCTAAATGCAAAACATCATATTCATATGGAATATTACATAATAAAAAGTGATGAAATTGGAAATGAAATAAAAGATATATTGATAAAAAAATGTTTAAGTGGTGTAGACGTACGTCTCATACTGGATAGAGTAGGTTGTATAGGCCTTGATAAAAAGTATATAAGTGATTTGAAAAGTGCTGGAGTTAACGTGGTCCAATATTCTTACTTTCTAGCACCAATTTTGAAGTACATAAACACCCAGATAAACTATAGAAATCACAGAAAAATAGTAGTTATTGATGGAAAAGTAGGTTTTGTAGGTGGAATAAATATAGGAAATGAATATATAGGAAAGAGTAAATACGGGTATTGGAGAGATACTCATATAATGGTAAAAGGTGATTTTGTTTTGGGACTTCAGGCAGTCTTCGTAGATGACTTTGTTACAATAAAATCTGCTAACAAAGAATATTTCTTTTATGACGGAAACTTCAAGGAAATTTTTCCTGAAATTTCATCAGGCAGAAACAGCAATAAAATAATGCAGCTTGTAAAGAGTGGTCCAGATTCTGAATTTCCTGCTATTGAACAAGCCATTTTAAAGATGATTAGCATGGCAAAGGATCATATTTACATTACAACTCCTTACTTCATACCTACTGAAAGTATATTAAATGCACTTAAAATAGCCTCTTTAAGCGGTATAGACGTACGTATACTATTTCCTGGAAGATATGATCATATATTAGTGTACTATGCTTCAAGAACCTATCTAGCAGATTTAGCTAAAAGTGATGTTAAGGTTTATTTCTATAACAAAAATTGTTTCATTCACTCTAAAACCACATCTATAGATGGTAAAATATGTACCATAGGTACTGCTAATATGGATATAAGAAGCTATCAATTAAATTATGAAATAAATGCTATGATATATGATGAGGATACCACAATGGAACTTGAAGATTTGTTTTTTCATGATCTTAAAAACAGTAAGATAGCTAGTTCTAAATACTTTGATAATTTATCTCTTTTTACTAAATCTTTTGAAGCTTTTTGCAAAATATTTTCTTCATTGTTATAGCCTAAAATTTAAAAACATATATACTCATCAAAAGGGCTGATACACTAATTAATTAGCGTAACAAAGCCCTTATTGACAATTTCACTCAATTTGATTGTTATCTTCTTTAATTAATCCCTTCCTATATGCTATTAAAAGCTTTTCCAAATCAGCTATCTGTTTTGTCAGATCTTTTCCTATGTCTGTATCTTCTACCCTTTTTCTTTTAGTTAC contains:
- the cls gene encoding cardiolipin synthase, producing the protein MRNIFYSIFVINAILSIAVIMLERKNPEKTIAWLLIFIVMPPFGLIAYIFLGRNWKKHKLNNETNVNIKELISEAIKNIKDTTYAPLIELLSKNSESPLFTNNSIKIFKSGVEKFKYLKRELLNAKHHIHMEYYIIKSDEIGNEIKDILIKKCLSGVDVRLILDRVGCIGLDKKYISDLKSAGVNVVQYSYFLAPILKYINTQINYRNHRKIVVIDGKVGFVGGINIGNEYIGKSKYGYWRDTHIMVKGDFVLGLQAVFVDDFVTIKSANKEYFFYDGNFKEIFPEISSGRNSNKIMQLVKSGPDSEFPAIEQAILKMISMAKDHIYITTPYFIPTESILNALKIASLSGIDVRILFPGRYDHILVYYASRTYLADLAKSDVKVYFYNKNCFIHSKTTSIDGKICTIGTANMDIRSYQLNYEINAMIYDEDTTMELEDLFFHDLKNSKIASSKYFDNLSLFTKSFEAFCKIFSSLL
- a CDS encoding HNH endonuclease, with translation MLKCQICGKPADKHHIVYRSQGGVDFPLNFKYLCSEHHRGKSGPHKNRKLDLLYKVEMQQKLEKLLYKEFYTLDELVNLLQINKGMLKKLLKEYKLYKEGYRSFDVIYRLMGKKKYTEYMLQEYYDFIGNF
- a CDS encoding CBS domain-containing protein, whose protein sequence is MNIAFFLTPKEEVVCETPNSTMRQALERMERHRYTAIPLIDSCGKYVGTLTEGDLLWKLKNTPDLNFKNTSKVLLKQISRRMHNKPVKINSNMEDLVSLAVNQNFVPVIDDKDIFIGIIKRSDIINYCYRQIFNENANPAYGAK
- a CDS encoding tryptophan transporter, yielding MNLKKMIINSILLAIGAVLHQIAPPLILGMKPDLSLAMLFIILMFNKEYKTCLCAGIVAGILAAATTTFPGGQFANVIDKFVTINIMFVLIKPLRDRINNQITILLVTAVGTIISGSTFLMVVLLTVGLKTSFTALFLSVVLPAAVINTIAGAILFNIINVALKRGAIRQV